In the genome of Gemmatimonadota bacterium, the window TCGGCAACGCGGCCTGGGATCCATCGATCCGCACGGAGGGGTACATCGCCACGAATGATACATTCATTCGACGCTACGAAGCGGCCTACAACAAGATCCCGGACTATCAGGCCGCCTCGGGTTTCGGCGCCGTGGAACTGCTCGCGGAGGGCATCAACCGGGCCGCCACGCCCACCGGGGAAATCGACCGCGCGTCGATCCGCGACTTTTTATTCGCGACCTCCAAACAGACCGTACTGGGACCCTTTGGCGTATATCCGCTGGGTGACGCCCAGGCCGGTGCTCAGCGCGACCTGAAAGGCATACAGATCCAGTGGCAGGACGACGGGGCGGGCGGCCTGGTCAGTCGCATCGTACATCCGCCGGAGGTCAGCCAGGCGTCATTGTGCTTCACGCGCTGAATTCATCGTTTGCCAGGAATCGCCAACCAGAGAGGGAGCACCTACAATGCCTGCTTATGTCATCTCCATGATGTCCGTCCACGATCCCGAGACCTACCGGAAGTACACCGACCGGACGCCGCCCATCGTCAAGAAATACGGGGGCAGGTTCCTGACGCGGGGCGAGGAGATCGCCTGTGTCGAAGGCAAGGATTACGACGGGCGGATGGTGATCCTGGAGTTTCCCAGCAGGGCGCAAGCAGAGGCTTGGTACAACGACCCGGCGTACCAGGAGGCGATGAAGTTTCGCCAGGCTGGGTCTACGATGAACTACCTGCTGATTCAGGAAGGTGGCGAGAATACGCGGGATCCGGATCCGAAGCTGTGACGGGGCAATCGTGGATGGTCGCTACAGGCGGGTAAGGTCACTACTTACTACAGGGTTGCTCCGCGGAGACCCTCTTCCCTACGATCCTCTAGTACAAGGGTGATGGCCTCCGACAAACTCTCGCGGGCCTCATCCCTGGTCGTCCCTTGACCATTTGCTTCCGGTATTTCTGGACAAAAGGCTATGAATAGGTTTTCGTCCCGTTCGATAATCGCCCTGAACTTGTTTTCCATTGTTGTTCCGAACTGCTGATTATCTCAGCACCATCAAGACCAACGAACCCATGATGTCAACAGGCACCGCAGCATCAGTCTCTAAGCGACGGGTCATAAGGCTGCTCGCGGAAGACGTGGATATCGAGCGGTTCATGATCGCCCCTGATTTTGTCCTTCAATGTCCCCAGACTGGAATAGTCGATTTTCCTTGGTGGCCTGAGGATGAACCCATCCGGCCCTTCGATGATTTCGATCTGGTCGCCGGGCCCCACACCGAGGGTGTCGAGAACACTTTTTGGTAAGGTGACCCGTCCTTCAGAATCGATTTTGCGAAACACTCCAATCCTCCTACTGTAAACTCGGCCACGCAGTACGTTCGCGGCAGAGATTCCTCAATTTATGAAGATCTGCCGGGAACCACAGATGAAGCATTAGTCGGGATTACCTTACGAAACCTAGTACTCCCACCCGCACAACCCCGGCACGGGCAGGCGCAGGGTCCGGTCCAGCGCGGACAGCAGTTCGGGGGGACCGTCGAGGTCGTCGGTGACGGCCAGACCGGTGGCGGGACGGACACCGAGCCACATGCGGGTGAAGGCGCCCACCGAGGCG includes:
- a CDS encoding DUF1330 domain-containing protein; the protein is MPAYVISMMSVHDPETYRKYTDRTPPIVKKYGGRFLTRGEEIACVEGKDYDGRMVILEFPSRAQAEAWYNDPAYQEAMKFRQAGSTMNYLLIQEGGENTRDPDPKL
- a CDS encoding type II toxin-antitoxin system HicB family antitoxin, coding for MENKFRAIIERDENLFIAFCPEIPEANGQGTTRDEARESLSEAITLVLEDRREEGLRGATL
- a CDS encoding AbrB/MazE/SpoVT family DNA-binding domain-containing protein, whose amino-acid sequence is MSAANVLRGRVYSRRIGVFRKIDSEGRVTLPKSVLDTLGVGPGDQIEIIEGPDGFILRPPRKIDYSSLGTLKDKIRGDHEPLDIHVFREQPYDPSLRD